One stretch of Meriones unguiculatus strain TT.TT164.6M chromosome 7, Bangor_MerUng_6.1, whole genome shotgun sequence DNA includes these proteins:
- the LOC110539724 gene encoding keratin-associated protein 4-3-like isoform X3 encodes MVNSCCGSVCSEEGCGQGCCRPTCCQPSCCVSSCCRPSCCQPSCCISSCCRPSCCRPSCCVSSCCRPQCCISSCCRPSCCRPSCCRPSCCVSSCCRPSCCVSSCCRPSCCRPSCCVSSCCRPSCCVSSCCRPSCCRPSCYVSSCCRPSCCVSSCCRPSCCVSSCCRPSCCVSSCCRPQCCTSSCCRPSCCQTTCCRPACSSGSCC; translated from the exons ATGGTTAACTCCTGCTGTGGCTCTGTCTGCTCTGAGGAGGGCTGTGGCCAAGGCTGCTGCAGACCTACCTGttgccagcccagctgctgtgtgTCCAGCTGTTGCAGACCCAGCTGTTGTCA GCCCAGCTGCTGCATCTCCAGCTGTTGCCGCCCCAGCTGTTGCAGGCCCAGCTGCTGTGTGTCCAGCTGCTGCAGGCCCCAGTGCTGCATCTCCAGCTGTTGCCGCCCCAGCTGCTGCCGCCCCAGCTGTTGCAGGCCCAGCTGTTGTGTGTCCAGCTGCTGCCGCCCCAGCTGCTGCGTCTCCAGCTGCTGCCGCCCCAGCTGTTGCAGGCCCAGCTGTTGTGTGTCCAGCTGCTGCCGCCCCAGCTGCTGCGTCTCCAGCTGCTGCCGCCCCAGCTGTTGCAGGCCCAGCTGTTATGTGTCCAGCTGCTGCCGCCCCAGCTGCTGCGTCTCCAGCTGCTGCCGCCCCAGCTGCTGCGTCTCCAGCTGCTGCCGCCCCAGCTGCTGTGTGTCCAGCTGCTGCAGACCTCAGTGCTGCACCTCCAGCTGCTGCCGCCCCAGCTGTTGCCAGACCACCTGCTGCCGCCCAGCATGCTCTAGTGGTTCTTGCTGCTGA
- the LOC110539724 gene encoding keratin-associated protein 4-3-like isoform X6: MVNSCCGSVCSEEGCGQGCCRPTCCQPSCCVSSCCRPSCCQPSCCVSSCCRPQCCISSCCRPSCCRPSCCRPSCCVSSCCRPSCCVSSCCRPSCCRPSCCVSSCCRPSCCVSSCCRPSCCRPSCYVSSCCRPSCCVSSCCRPSCCVSSCCRPSCCVSSCCRPQCCTSSCCRPSCCQTTCCRPACSSGSCC; encoded by the exons ATGGTTAACTCCTGCTGTGGCTCTGTCTGCTCTGAGGAGGGCTGTGGCCAAGGCTGCTGCAGACCTACCTGttgccagcccagctgctgtgtgTCCAGCTGTTGCAGACCCAGCTGTTGTCA GCCCAGCTGCTGTGTGTCCAGCTGCTGCAGGCCCCAGTGCTGCATCTCCAGCTGTTGCCGCCCCAGCTGCTGCCGCCCCAGCTGTTGCAGGCCCAGCTGTTGTGTGTCCAGCTGCTGCCGCCCCAGCTGCTGCGTCTCCAGCTGCTGCCGCCCCAGCTGTTGCAGGCCCAGCTGTTGTGTGTCCAGCTGCTGCCGCCCCAGCTGCTGCGTCTCCAGCTGCTGCCGCCCCAGCTGTTGCAGGCCCAGCTGTTATGTGTCCAGCTGCTGCCGCCCCAGCTGCTGCGTCTCCAGCTGCTGCCGCCCCAGCTGCTGCGTCTCCAGCTGCTGCCGCCCCAGCTGCTGTGTGTCCAGCTGCTGCAGACCTCAGTGCTGCACCTCCAGCTGCTGCCGCCCCAGCTGTTGCCAGACCACCTGCTGCCGCCCAGCATGCTCTAGTGGTTCTTGCTGCTGA
- the LOC110539724 gene encoding keratin-associated protein 4-7-like isoform X8, which yields MVNSCCGSVCSEEGCGQGCCRPTCCQPSCCVSSCCRPSCCQSVCCQPSCCRPSCCTSSCCRPSCCISSCCRPCCRPSCCRPSCCISSCCRPSCCRPSCCVSSCCRPQCCISSCCRPSCCRPSCCRPSCCVSSCCRPSCCVSSCCRPTCSSGSCC from the exons ATGGTTAACTCCTGCTGTGGCTCTGTCTGCTCTGAGGAGGGCTGTGGCCAAGGCTGCTGCAGACCTACCTGttgccagcccagctgctgtgtgTCCAGCTGTTGCAGACCCAGCTGTTGTCAGTCTGTgtgctgccagcccagctgctgtcGCCCCAGCTGCTGCACCTCTAGTTGCTGTCGCCCCTCCTGCTGCATTTCTAGCTGCTGCAGGCCTTGTTGCCGCCCCAGCTGTTGCAGGCCCAGCTGCTGCATCTCCAGCTGTTGCCGCCCCAGCTGTTGCAGGCCCAGCTGCTGTGTGTCCAGCTGCTGCAGGCCCCAGTGCTGCATCTCCAGCTGTTGCCGCCCCAGCTGCTGCCGCCCCAGCTGTTGCAGGCCCAGCTGTTGTGTGTCCAGCTGCTGCCGCCCCAGCTGCTGCGTCTCCAGCTGCTGCCGCCCCA CATGCTCTAGTGGTTCTTGCTGCTGA
- the LOC110539724 gene encoding keratin-associated protein 4-4-like isoform X5 translates to MVNSCCGSVCSEEGCGQGCCRPTCCQPSCCVSSCCRPSCCQSVCCQPSCCRPSCCTSSCCRPSCCISSCCRPCCRPSCCRPSCCISSCCRPSCCRPSCCVSSCCRPHCCRPSCCVSSCCRPSCCRPSCYVSSCCRPSCCVSSCCRPSCCVSSCCRPSCCVSSCCRPQCCTSSCCRPSCCQTTCCRPACSSGSCC, encoded by the exons ATGGTTAACTCCTGCTGTGGCTCTGTCTGCTCTGAGGAGGGCTGTGGCCAAGGCTGCTGCAGACCTACCTGttgccagcccagctgctgtgtgTCCAGCTGTTGCAGACCCAGCTGTTGTCAGTCTGTgtgctgccagcccagctgctgtcGCCCCAGCTGCTGCACCTCTAGTTGCTGTCGCCCCTCCTGCTGCATTTCTAGCTGCTGCAGGCCTTGTTGCCGCCCCAGCTGTTGCAGGCCCAGCTGCTGCATCTCCAGCTGTTGCCGCCCCAGCTGTTGCAGGCCCAGCTGCTGTGTGTCCAGCTGCTGCAGGCCCCA CTGCTGCCGCCCCAGCTGCTGCGTCTCCAGCTGCTGCCGCCCCAGCTGTTGCAGGCCCAGCTGTTATGTGTCCAGCTGCTGCCGCCCCAGCTGCTGCGTCTCCAGCTGCTGCCGCCCCAGCTGCTGCGTCTCCAGCTGCTGCCGCCCCAGCTGCTGTGTGTCCAGCTGCTGCAGACCTCAGTGCTGCACCTCCAGCTGCTGCCGCCCCAGCTGTTGCCAGACCACCTGCTGCCGCCCAGCATGCTCTAGTGGTTCTTGCTGCTGA
- the LOC110539724 gene encoding keratin-associated protein 4-3-like isoform X2 encodes MVNSCCGSVCSEEGCGQGCCRPTCCQPSCCVSSCCRPSCCQSVPCCRPSCCRPSCCISSCCRPSCCRPSCCVSSCCRPQCCISSCCRPSCCRPSCCRPSCCVSSCCRPSCCVSSCCRPSCCRPSCCVSSCCRPSCCVSSCCRPSCCRPSCYVSSCCRPSCCVSSCCRPSCCVSSCCRPSCCVSSCCRPQCCTSSCCRPSCCQTTCCRPACSSGSCC; translated from the exons ATGGTTAACTCCTGCTGTGGCTCTGTCTGCTCTGAGGAGGGCTGTGGCCAAGGCTGCTGCAGACCTACCTGttgccagcccagctgctgtgtgTCCAGCTGTTGCAGACCCAGCTGTTGTCAGTCTGT GCCTTGTTGCCGCCCCAGCTGTTGCAGGCCCAGCTGCTGCATCTCCAGCTGTTGCCGCCCCAGCTGTTGCAGGCCCAGCTGCTGTGTGTCCAGCTGCTGCAGGCCCCAGTGCTGCATCTCCAGCTGTTGCCGCCCCAGCTGCTGCCGCCCCAGCTGTTGCAGGCCCAGCTGTTGTGTGTCCAGCTGCTGCCGCCCCAGCTGCTGCGTCTCCAGCTGCTGCCGCCCCAGCTGTTGCAGGCCCAGCTGTTGTGTGTCCAGCTGCTGCCGCCCCAGCTGCTGCGTCTCCAGCTGCTGCCGCCCCAGCTGTTGCAGGCCCAGCTGTTATGTGTCCAGCTGCTGCCGCCCCAGCTGCTGCGTCTCCAGCTGCTGCCGCCCCAGCTGCTGCGTCTCCAGCTGCTGCCGCCCCAGCTGCTGTGTGTCCAGCTGCTGCAGACCTCAGTGCTGCACCTCCAGCTGCTGCCGCCCCAGCTGTTGCCAGACCACCTGCTGCCGCCCAGCATGCTCTAGTGGTTCTTGCTGCTGA
- the LOC110539724 gene encoding keratin-associated protein 4-3-like isoform X4 gives MVNSCCGSVCSEEGCGQGCCRPTCCQPSCCVPSCCISSCCRPSCCRPSCCVSSCCRPQCCISSCCRPSCCRPSCCRPSCCVSSCCRPSCCVSSCCRPSCCRPSCCVSSCCRPSCCVSSCCRPSCCRPSCYVSSCCRPSCCVSSCCRPSCCVSSCCRPSCCVSSCCRPQCCTSSCCRPSCCQTTCCRPACSSGSCC, from the exons ATGGTTAACTCCTGCTGTGGCTCTGTCTGCTCTGAGGAGGGCTGTGGCCAAGGCTGCTGCAGACCTACCTGttgccagcccagctgctgtgt GCCCAGCTGCTGCATCTCCAGCTGTTGCCGCCCCAGCTGTTGCAGGCCCAGCTGCTGTGTGTCCAGCTGCTGCAGGCCCCAGTGCTGCATCTCCAGCTGTTGCCGCCCCAGCTGCTGCCGCCCCAGCTGTTGCAGGCCCAGCTGTTGTGTGTCCAGCTGCTGCCGCCCCAGCTGCTGCGTCTCCAGCTGCTGCCGCCCCAGCTGTTGCAGGCCCAGCTGTTGTGTGTCCAGCTGCTGCCGCCCCAGCTGCTGCGTCTCCAGCTGCTGCCGCCCCAGCTGTTGCAGGCCCAGCTGTTATGTGTCCAGCTGCTGCCGCCCCAGCTGCTGCGTCTCCAGCTGCTGCCGCCCCAGCTGCTGCGTCTCCAGCTGCTGCCGCCCCAGCTGCTGTGTGTCCAGCTGCTGCAGACCTCAGTGCTGCACCTCCAGCTGCTGCCGCCCCAGCTGTTGCCAGACCACCTGCTGCCGCCCAGCATGCTCTAGTGGTTCTTGCTGCTGA
- the LOC110539724 gene encoding keratin-associated protein 4-3-like isoform X7: MVNSCCGSVCSEEGCGQGCCRPTCCQPSCCVCCRPSCCRPSCCVSSCCRPQCCISSCCRPSCCRPSCCRPSCCVSSCCRPSCCVSSCCRPSCCRPSCCVSSCCRPSCCVSSCCRPSCCRPSCYVSSCCRPSCCVSSCCRPSCCVSSCCRPSCCVSSCCRPQCCTSSCCRPSCCQTTCCRPACSSGSCC, translated from the exons ATGGTTAACTCCTGCTGTGGCTCTGTCTGCTCTGAGGAGGGCTGTGGCCAAGGCTGCTGCAGACCTACCTGttgccagcccagctgctgtgt CTGTTGCCGCCCCAGCTGTTGCAGGCCCAGCTGCTGTGTGTCCAGCTGCTGCAGGCCCCAGTGCTGCATCTCCAGCTGTTGCCGCCCCAGCTGCTGCCGCCCCAGCTGTTGCAGGCCCAGCTGTTGTGTGTCCAGCTGCTGCCGCCCCAGCTGCTGCGTCTCCAGCTGCTGCCGCCCCAGCTGTTGCAGGCCCAGCTGTTGTGTGTCCAGCTGCTGCCGCCCCAGCTGCTGCGTCTCCAGCTGCTGCCGCCCCAGCTGTTGCAGGCCCAGCTGTTATGTGTCCAGCTGCTGCCGCCCCAGCTGCTGCGTCTCCAGCTGCTGCCGCCCCAGCTGCTGCGTCTCCAGCTGCTGCCGCCCCAGCTGCTGTGTGTCCAGCTGCTGCAGACCTCAGTGCTGCACCTCCAGCTGCTGCCGCCCCAGCTGTTGCCAGACCACCTGCTGCCGCCCAGCATGCTCTAGTGGTTCTTGCTGCTGA
- the LOC110539724 gene encoding keratin-associated protein 4-3-like isoform X1, which translates to MVNSCCGSVCSEEGCGQGCCRPTCCQPSCCVSSCCRPSCCQSVCCQPSCCRPSCCTSSCCRPSCCISSCCRPCCRPSCCRPSCCISSCCRPSCCRPSCCVSSCCRPQCCISSCCRPSCCRPSCCRPSCCVSSCCRPSCCVSSCCRPSCCSCYVSSCCRPSCCVSSCCRPSCCVSSCCRPSCCVSSCCRPQCCTSSCCRPSCCQTTCCRPACSSGSCC; encoded by the exons ATGGTTAACTCCTGCTGTGGCTCTGTCTGCTCTGAGGAGGGCTGTGGCCAAGGCTGCTGCAGACCTACCTGttgccagcccagctgctgtgtgTCCAGCTGTTGCAGACCCAGCTGTTGTCAGTCTGTgtgctgccagcccagctgctgtcGCCCCAGCTGCTGCACCTCTAGTTGCTGTCGCCCCTCCTGCTGCATTTCTAGCTGCTGCAGGCCTTGTTGCCGCCCCAGCTGTTGCAGGCCCAGCTGCTGCATCTCCAGCTGTTGCCGCCCCAGCTGTTGCAGGCCCAGCTGCTGTGTGTCCAGCTGCTGCAGGCCCCAGTGCTGCATCTCCAGCTGTTGCCGCCCCAGCTGCTGCCGCCCCAGCTGTTGCAGGCCCAGCTGTTGTGTGTCCAGCTGCTGCCGCCCCAGCTGCTGCGTCTCCAGCTGCTGCCGCCCCAGCTGTTGCAG CTGTTATGTGTCCAGCTGCTGCCGCCCCAGCTGCTGCGTCTCCAGCTGCTGCCGCCCCAGCTGCTGCGTCTCCAGCTGCTGCCGCCCCAGCTGCTGTGTGTCCAGCTGCTGCAGACCTCAGTGCTGCACCTCCAGCTGCTGCCGCCCCAGCTGTTGCCAGACCACCTGCTGCCGCCCAGCATGCTCTAGTGGTTCTTGCTGCTGA